A portion of the Juglans microcarpa x Juglans regia isolate MS1-56 chromosome 1D, Jm3101_v1.0, whole genome shotgun sequence genome contains these proteins:
- the LOC121261470 gene encoding RING-H2 finger protein ATL3-like — translation PVFSTAFDNSKGNPIWVLVHFLSCRLLGIWIFVIIFKWILGQYIHRGWKREGTLIGKHGDSSTLDDSPVVELTGKIMVVAIIVLFVVVVFVLFLHLYAKWFWWRIEGSNPSASRRSRRRRFVFAPGQDPAIAATLRRGLDPLVLRSLPVVTFDPNDFKDGLECAVCLSELVPGEKARLLPKCNHGFHVDCIDMWFQSHSTCPLCRDPVAPESSEASNNHSVEVQEDIESSGDNSVAGYSVESPNFPTNVLFWGNQARVSSGGACLEEGPSSQAPPCPSPSSSSAVNSRPSDGMLVIDIPRPMTENLSSLSPSASRFAEEESKSPLPARLRSLKRLLSRDRRASPCSPGSVDVEQAGRAQT, via the coding sequence CCAGTTTTTAGCACGGCATTTGACAATTCTAAGGGAAATCCCATTTGGGTTCTGGTCCATTTTTTGAGTTGCAGACTTTTGGGAATCTGGATCTTTGTAATAATTTTCAAGTGGATCCTTGGCCAATACATTCATCGGGGGTGGAAAAGAGAAGGAACTTTGATAGGCAAGCATGGGGATTCATCTACATTAGACGACTCACCGGTCGTGGAACTGACCGGTAAAATAATGGTGGTAGCCATCATAGTGCTCTTCGTTGTTGTGGTGTTTGTCCTTTTTCTCCACCTCTACGCCAAATGGTTCTGGTGGCGCATTGAAGGATCCAACCCTTCTGCTTCTCGTCGCAGCCGCAGACGCCGCTTCGTCTTCGCCCCAGGCCAGGACCCGGCGATCGCCGCCACCCTGAGAAGAGGGCTCGACCCCTTAGTCCTCCGCTCACTCCCCGTAGTGACATTCGATCCAAATGATTTCAAAGATGGGTTGGAATGCGCGGTTTGTCTCTCTGAGCTAGTACCAGGAGAGAAGGCTAGGCTGCTCCCCAAATGCAATCATGGGTTCCATGTTGATTGCATTGACATGTGGTTCCAGTCCCACTCCACCTGCCCGCTTTGCCGAGACCCAGTTGCTCCTGAAAGCTCCGAGGCCAGCAACAATCATAGTGTCGAGGTACAAGAGGATATCGAGTCCTCAGGAGATAATTCAGTCGCTGGGTATTCTGTCGAATCTCCAAATTTCCCCACAAACGTGCTGTTTTGGGGAAACCAGGCTCGGGTAAGTTCTGGGGGCGCTTGTTTGGAAGAAGGTCCTTCTTCTCAAGCCCCTCCTTGTCCATCGCCTTCTTCGTCATCAGCAGTTAATAGCAGGCCATCGGACGGAATGTTGGTGATTGACATACCAAGGCCGATGACTGAGAATTTGTCATCCTTATCCCCTTCGGCAAGCAGGTTTGCCGAGGAGGAATCGAAGTCGCCCCTGCCTGCAAGACTGAGGTCATTGAAGAGGCTTTTGAGCAGGGATAGAAGGGCAAGTCCTTGTAGTCCCGGTTCTGTTGATGTTGAGCAAGCAGGGAGAGCACAGACATAG
- the LOC121261453 gene encoding uncharacterized protein LOC121261453 → MMKKSPSYSRYETSAYSGDGFDPHVDFSQFLEEARHHAGVDLQSSPFNPEESGKKRLPEEKQGKKSWKNSLLSWWKTDRKRNRPQVEPTSSSYISVTKRRLVSGPIHGSGKTNDGRQWHRRSTSGPLTGLFNPTKRVENGIPYVSLDQLDRPHAVQTYGPVYLVT, encoded by the exons ATGATGAAGAAATCTCCATCATATTCGAGATATGAAACAAGTGCTTACAGTGGCGATGGCTTTGATCCCCATGTGGACTTCTCGCAG TTCTTGGAAGAGGCAAGACACCACGCAGGAGTAGATTTACAGAGCTCACCATTCAATCCAGAAgaaagtggaaagaaaagattgCCCGAAGAGAAACAGGGCAAGAAATCATGGAAGAATTCTCTTTTATCATGGTGGAAGACTGACAGAAAGCGCAACAGGCCTCAAGTGGAACCGACAAGTAGTTCTTACATTTCTGTTACAAAACGGCGTCTCGTTTCTGGTCCAATACATGGCAGTGGCAAGACCAATGATGGCAGGCAGTGGCACCGGCGTTCCACATCTGGGCCTCTCACCGGTCTTTTCAACCCCACAAAGAGAGTGGAGAATGGGATACCTTATGTGAGTCTTGACCAGCTAGACAGACCTCATGCCGTCCAGACCTATGGACCTGTTTACCTCGTAACTTAG